The Camelus ferus isolate YT-003-E chromosome 4, BCGSAC_Cfer_1.0, whole genome shotgun sequence genome has a segment encoding these proteins:
- the IFNE gene encoding interferon epsilon, whose translation MINKPFFEIVLVLLAFSTIFSRELKPILFQQRRVNRESLKLLNKLRTSSIQQCLPHRKNFLLPQKSMDPHQYQKGHILAILHEMLQQIFNLFRAVISLDGWEEIQMDRFLSELHQQLEYLETLIRLQAEQRSGILGSENLRLQVKSYFQRIHDYLESQEYSSCAWTIVQIEINRCLFFMIQLTGKLSKQGMDP comes from the coding sequence ATGATTAACAAGCCTTTCTTTGAAATTGTGTTGGTGCTGCTGGCTTTTTCCACCATCTTCTCCCGAGAGTTGAAACCGATTCTTTTCCAACAAAGAAGAGTAAACAGAGAGAGTTTAAAACTCCTGAATAAATTGCGGACCTCATCAATTCAGCAGTGTCTACCACATAGGAAAAACTTCTTGCTTCCCCAGAAGTCTATGGATCCTCACCAGTATCAGAAAGGACACATACTGGCCATTCTTCATGAGATGCTTCAGCAGATTTTCAACCTCTTCAGGGCAGTTATTTCTCTGGATGGTTGGGAAGAAATCCAAATGGATAGATTCCTCTCTGAACTTCATCAACAGCTGGAATACCTAGAAACACTCATACGACTGCAAGCTGAACAGAGAAGTGGCATCTTGGGTAGTGAGAACCTTAGGTTACAGGTTAAAAGTTACTTCCAAAGGATCCATGATTACCTGGAAAGTCAGGAATACAGCAGCTGTGCCTGGACCATTGTCCAGATAGAAATCAACCGGTGTCTGTTCTTTATGATCCAACTCACAGGAAAGCTGAGCAAACAAGGAATGGATCCTTGA